From Miscanthus floridulus cultivar M001 chromosome 15, ASM1932011v1, whole genome shotgun sequence, the proteins below share one genomic window:
- the LOC136508632 gene encoding putative disease resistance protein RGA3 isoform X2 produces the protein MEVALVSAVLKIVGTKLAPLAIKEFRSKADVAKDIQELQDLVEEINDWLHTVGDKAIRNGRSSKWLKRLKEAAYDAEDVVHEVHIEAEKQDIKVTGGKNTMVKYLLTKPKSAVSEFKIAHKIKAIKSRFDAIVKGRSDYSTIANSMPVDHPVHHTRKTIGEVPFYTTVDETSVFGRDQEKNQITSELIETNSQQRIKIVSVIGLGGSGKTTLAKLVFNDGNIENHFEVRLWVHVSREFVVEKLVEKLFEAIAGDMPEHLPLQHVSRTISDKLAGKRFLAVLDDVWTEDRVDWERFMVHLKSGAPGSSILLTTRSRKVAEAVDSSYAYDLPFLSKEDSWKVFQQCFGIAMKALDTEFLQVGIEIVNKCGGVPLAIKVIAGILHGMKGIEEWQSISNSNLLDVQDDEHRVSACLWLSFVHLPDHLKPCFVYCSIFPRGYVINRRHLISQWIAHGFVPTNQARQPEDVGIGYFDSLLKVGFLQDQNPDQDWSTSDEVRCKMHDLIHDLARQILQDEFVSEIETNDQINRCRYLSLTSCTGKLDNKLCGKVRALYVSGRDLTFDKTMDKQCCVRTIILKYITADSLPLFISKFKYMGHLEISNVNCEALPEALSHCWNLQAIHVLKCTRLAVVPETIDSAVVTYICINFGKQPLAELKNFNNICAHSLSSS, from the exons ATGGAAGTTGCCTTGGTATCAGCTGTATTGAAGATTGTGGGGACGAAGTTAGCTCCTCTTGCAATCAAAGAGTTCAGATCTAAAGCAGATGTAGCCAAAGATATTCAGGAACTCCAGGATCTAGTTGAGGAGATCAACGATTGGTTGCATACAGTAGGTGATAAAGCAATACGAAATGGCCGATCATCTAAATGGCTCAAAAGATTGAAAGAAGCTGCTTATGATGCTGAAGATGTAGTCCATGAGGTCCACATCGAGGCtgaaaaacaagacataaaagTTACTGGTGGCAAGAATACCATGGTCAAATACTTGTTGACAAAACCTAAATCAGCTGTGTCTGAATTTAAGATAGCTCACAAGATCAAGGCAATAAAGAGCAGATTTGATGCAATTGTGAAAGGAAGGAGTGACTATAGCACAATAGCAAATAGCATGCCAGTGGATCATCCTGTTCATCATACAAGAAAGACAATTGGAGAGGTGCCATTCTATACCACTGTGGACGAGACATCAGTATTTGGCAGGGACCAAGAGAAGAATCAGATTACATCTGAGCTGATAGAGACTAATAGTCAACAAAGAATAAAGATAGTTTCAGTCATTGGGCTAGGTGGATCTGGTAAAACTACTCTCGCAAAACTAGTGTTTAATGATGGTAACATTGAAAACCATTTTGAAGTTCGATTGTGGGTTCATGTGTCAAGAGAATTTGTTGTTGAAAAGCTTGTGGAGAAGTTGTTTGAAGCTATTGCTGGTGACATGCCTGAGCACCTCCCATTGCAGCATGTGAGCAGAACTATCTCAGACAAGTTAGCTGGAAAGAGGTTCCTAGCTGTCTTGGATGACGTTTGGACAGAGGATCGTGTTGACTGGGAGCGATTCATGGTACATTTAAAGAGTGGTGCACCTGGCAGTAGTATTTTACTCACTACTCGTAGTAGAAAAGTTGCAGAAGCCGTGGATTCTAGTTATGCATACGACCTACCATTCTTGTCTAAAGAAGATAGCTGGAAAGTGTTCCAGCAATGTTTTGGAATTGCCATGAAAGCTCTAGACACTGAATTCCTACAGGTCGGGATAGAGATTGTGAACAAATGTGGTGGGGTGCCCCTTGCAATTAAAGTTATTGCAGGAATCCTCCATGGAATgaaaggaatcgaagaatggcAGTCCATAAGCAATAGTAATTTATTAGATGTTCAGGATGACGAACATAGAGTATCTGCGTGCTTATGGTTAAGTTTTGTTCATTTACCGGATCATCTAAAGCCTTGTTTTGTATATTGCTCTATCTTTCCAAGAGGCTATGTAATCAACAGGCGTCATTTGATTTCTCAATGGATAGCTCATGGCTTTGTTCCGACAAACCAAGCTCGACAACCAGAAGATGTTGGAATTGGCTACTTTGATTCTCTTCTTAAAGTGGGGTTCCTTCAAGATCAGAATCCAGACCAAGATTGGTCCACAAGTGATGAAGTAAGATGCAAAATGCATGACCTGATTCATGATCTCGCTAGACAAATTCTACAGGATGAATTTGTGTCTGAGATAGAAACAAACGATCAAATAAACAGATGCAGATACCTATCTTTGACTTCATGCACTGGGAAGCTTGACAACAAATTATGTGGCAAGGTCCGTGCACTCTATGTTTCTGGCCGTGACCTCACATTCGACAAGACAATGGACAAGCAGTGTTGTGTCCGTACTATTATATTGAAGTATATAACTGCTGActcattgcctctgtttattTCAAAGTTTAAATACATGGGACATCTTGAAATATCCAATGTTAACTGTGAGGCACTCCCAGAAGCTCTTTCGCATTGTTGGAACTTGCAGGCCATTCATGTGTTAAAATGCACAAGACTTGCAGTTGTACCTGAAACTATCG ACTCTGCAGTGGTTACGTATATATGCATCAACTTTGGAAAACAGCCGCTTGCAGAGCTAAAGAACTTCAACAACATATGCGCCCACTCTCTGTCTTCGAGTTAA
- the LOC136508632 gene encoding putative disease resistance protein RGA3 isoform X1: MEVALVSAVLKIVGTKLAPLAIKEFRSKADVAKDIQELQDLVEEINDWLHTVGDKAIRNGRSSKWLKRLKEAAYDAEDVVHEVHIEAEKQDIKVTGGKNTMVKYLLTKPKSAVSEFKIAHKIKAIKSRFDAIVKGRSDYSTIANSMPVDHPVHHTRKTIGEVPFYTTVDETSVFGRDQEKNQITSELIETNSQQRIKIVSVIGLGGSGKTTLAKLVFNDGNIENHFEVRLWVHVSREFVVEKLVEKLFEAIAGDMPEHLPLQHVSRTISDKLAGKRFLAVLDDVWTEDRVDWERFMVHLKSGAPGSSILLTTRSRKVAEAVDSSYAYDLPFLSKEDSWKVFQQCFGIAMKALDTEFLQVGIEIVNKCGGVPLAIKVIAGILHGMKGIEEWQSISNSNLLDVQDDEHRVSACLWLSFVHLPDHLKPCFVYCSIFPRGYVINRRHLISQWIAHGFVPTNQARQPEDVGIGYFDSLLKVGFLQDQNPDQDWSTSDEVRCKMHDLIHDLARQILQDEFVSEIETNDQINRCRYLSLTSCTGKLDNKLCGKVRALYVSGRDLTFDKTMDKQCCVRTIILKYITADSLPLFISKFKYMGHLEISNVNCEALPEALSHCWNLQAIHVLKCTRLAVVPETIGKLKKLRTLELNHVWSIKSLPQSIGDCDNLRSLYLEYCGIKDIPNSLEKVKNLRILSIVECYNLQKLPPSESFGKLWNLQTLTLKFCWGLRNLPQCMTSLSHLESLDLGYCSDLVELPEGIGNLRNLKVLNLKRCKKLCGLPAGCGQLTRLQQLSLFVIGDSTKHARISELESLDKLNGELRIKNIKYVKDPGETDKVHLKEKNGIQKLSLDWYSRWEVQPNDVEEELSLNMEKDLHLLNSLEPPQKIEKLGICGYRGSQLPRWMTKQSDSCGLADDRHIVMQRNPPEFSHLTKLVLDNLPNLEHLGELVELPLIKILKLRGMPKLVELLTTTRGFATGEEGVECRFPHLSTLVISDCPKLVVKPYFPLSLQSLELEGSNGQLVSSGCFFHAHHRHAAHAHGDESSSSSCIVDVTGTPLKRLNLGRLIGSSSGWEVLQHLTGLHNLHIYKCTDLTHLPESIQCITSLRILEISDCANLRVLPDWLVELKSLQSLNLRSCNALQQLPEQIGELCSLQYLCISFLPSLTCLPESMQRLTSLQFLNLCMCGTLTQLPEWLGELSALQTLWLQSCGGLTSLPCSIQRLTALEELFISDNLELLRRCREGVGEDWHLVSHIKNLRLLD, from the coding sequence ATGGAAGTTGCCTTGGTATCAGCTGTATTGAAGATTGTGGGGACGAAGTTAGCTCCTCTTGCAATCAAAGAGTTCAGATCTAAAGCAGATGTAGCCAAAGATATTCAGGAACTCCAGGATCTAGTTGAGGAGATCAACGATTGGTTGCATACAGTAGGTGATAAAGCAATACGAAATGGCCGATCATCTAAATGGCTCAAAAGATTGAAAGAAGCTGCTTATGATGCTGAAGATGTAGTCCATGAGGTCCACATCGAGGCtgaaaaacaagacataaaagTTACTGGTGGCAAGAATACCATGGTCAAATACTTGTTGACAAAACCTAAATCAGCTGTGTCTGAATTTAAGATAGCTCACAAGATCAAGGCAATAAAGAGCAGATTTGATGCAATTGTGAAAGGAAGGAGTGACTATAGCACAATAGCAAATAGCATGCCAGTGGATCATCCTGTTCATCATACAAGAAAGACAATTGGAGAGGTGCCATTCTATACCACTGTGGACGAGACATCAGTATTTGGCAGGGACCAAGAGAAGAATCAGATTACATCTGAGCTGATAGAGACTAATAGTCAACAAAGAATAAAGATAGTTTCAGTCATTGGGCTAGGTGGATCTGGTAAAACTACTCTCGCAAAACTAGTGTTTAATGATGGTAACATTGAAAACCATTTTGAAGTTCGATTGTGGGTTCATGTGTCAAGAGAATTTGTTGTTGAAAAGCTTGTGGAGAAGTTGTTTGAAGCTATTGCTGGTGACATGCCTGAGCACCTCCCATTGCAGCATGTGAGCAGAACTATCTCAGACAAGTTAGCTGGAAAGAGGTTCCTAGCTGTCTTGGATGACGTTTGGACAGAGGATCGTGTTGACTGGGAGCGATTCATGGTACATTTAAAGAGTGGTGCACCTGGCAGTAGTATTTTACTCACTACTCGTAGTAGAAAAGTTGCAGAAGCCGTGGATTCTAGTTATGCATACGACCTACCATTCTTGTCTAAAGAAGATAGCTGGAAAGTGTTCCAGCAATGTTTTGGAATTGCCATGAAAGCTCTAGACACTGAATTCCTACAGGTCGGGATAGAGATTGTGAACAAATGTGGTGGGGTGCCCCTTGCAATTAAAGTTATTGCAGGAATCCTCCATGGAATgaaaggaatcgaagaatggcAGTCCATAAGCAATAGTAATTTATTAGATGTTCAGGATGACGAACATAGAGTATCTGCGTGCTTATGGTTAAGTTTTGTTCATTTACCGGATCATCTAAAGCCTTGTTTTGTATATTGCTCTATCTTTCCAAGAGGCTATGTAATCAACAGGCGTCATTTGATTTCTCAATGGATAGCTCATGGCTTTGTTCCGACAAACCAAGCTCGACAACCAGAAGATGTTGGAATTGGCTACTTTGATTCTCTTCTTAAAGTGGGGTTCCTTCAAGATCAGAATCCAGACCAAGATTGGTCCACAAGTGATGAAGTAAGATGCAAAATGCATGACCTGATTCATGATCTCGCTAGACAAATTCTACAGGATGAATTTGTGTCTGAGATAGAAACAAACGATCAAATAAACAGATGCAGATACCTATCTTTGACTTCATGCACTGGGAAGCTTGACAACAAATTATGTGGCAAGGTCCGTGCACTCTATGTTTCTGGCCGTGACCTCACATTCGACAAGACAATGGACAAGCAGTGTTGTGTCCGTACTATTATATTGAAGTATATAACTGCTGActcattgcctctgtttattTCAAAGTTTAAATACATGGGACATCTTGAAATATCCAATGTTAACTGTGAGGCACTCCCAGAAGCTCTTTCGCATTGTTGGAACTTGCAGGCCATTCATGTGTTAAAATGCACAAGACTTGCAGTTGTACCTGAAACTATCGGTAAGCTTAAGAAGCTTAGAACTCTAGAATTGAATCATGTTTGGAGTATCAAGAGTTTACCACAATCTATTGGCGATTGTGATAATCTTCGAAGTTTATACCTAGAATATTGTGGAATCAAAGATATACCAAATTCCTTGGAAAAAGTGAAAAATTTAAGGATCCTTAGTATTGTTGAATGCTATAATTTACAAAAACTTCCGCCATCAGAATCGTTTGGGAAGCTTTGGAACTTACAAACGCTCACCTTAAAATTCTGCTGGGGTCTCCGAAACCTACCTCAGTGCATGACTTCTTTGAGTCATCTAGAATCATTGGACCTTGGATATTGTTCCGACCTTGTTGAATTGCCTGAAGGTATTGGGAATTTAAGAAACCTTAAAGTTTTGAATCTGAAGAGATGCAAAAAATTGTGTGGACTACCAGCTGGTTGTGGGCAACTAACTCGTTTACAACAGTTGAGCTTGTTTGTTATTGGAGACAGTACTAAGCATGCAAGGATCTCTGAGCTTGAAAGTCTTGATAAGTTAAATGGCGAACTGCGAATTAAAAACATTAAATATGTGAAAGATCCAGGTGAAACAGACAAGGTtcatttgaaggaaaagaatggCATACAGAAATTGTCATTGGATTGGTATTCAAGGTGGGAGGTTCAGCCTAATGATGTGGAAGAAGAGTTATCATTAAATATGGAGAAGGACCTGCATTTGCTCAACAGTCTTGAACCACCACAAAAAATTGAGAAGCTGGGAATTTGTGGTTATCGGGGTTCGCAATTGCCACGTTGGATGACAAAGCAAAGTGATTCTTGTGGTCTAGCCGACGATAGGCATATCGTAATGCAAAGAAATCCACCTGAATTCTCCCATCTAACCAAACTAGTATTGGACAACTTACCAAACTTGGAGCATCTGGGGGAACTTGTGGAATTGCCACTGATAAAGATCCTTAAGCTCAGAGGAATGCCTAAGTTGGTGGAGCTGCTTACGACCACACGCGGTTTCGCAACTGGGGAGGAAGGAGTGGAATGTCGTTTCCCTCACCTATCCACTCTAGTAATAAGCGACTGCCCGAAATTGGTTGTGAAGCCGTACTTTCCGCTGTCTTTGCAGAGTTTAGAACTAGAAGGAAGCAATGGGCAGTTGGTTTCTTCAGGATGCTTCTTCCATGCACATCATCGTCATGCAGCTCATGCTCATGGTGATGAGTCTTCATCTTCCTCCTGTATTGTGGACGTGACGGGTACTCCCCTCAAGAGACTAAACCTTGGTCGATTGATAGGATCATCATCTGGTTGGGAGGTGCTGCAGCACCTCACTGGGCTTCATAACCTGCACATATACAAGTGCACAGACCTTACTCATTTACCTGAGAGCATCCAATGCATCACCAGCCTCCGTATACTGGAGATATCAGATTGTGCTAATCTTCGTGTGCTGCCTGACTGGCTTGTGGAACTGAAATCTCTACAGAGTCTGAACTTAAGGTCATGTAATGCTCTCCAGCAGCTGCCTGAACAAATAGGAGAACTCTGCTCACTCCAGTACCTCTGCATAAGTTTTTTGCCTTCCCTGACTTGTCTTCCCGAGAGCATGCAGCGCCTCACCTCACTTCAATTTCTCAACTTGTGTATGTGTGGCACGCTGACCCAGCTTCCAGAGTGGCTAGGCGAACTCTCTGCACTTCAAACACTCTGGCTCCAGAGCTGCGGTGGCCTTACATCCTTGCCCTGCTCCATACAACGCCTTACTGCTCTTGAGGAATTATTTATAAGCGACAACCTTGAGCTGCTTAGGCGTTGCAGGGAAGGGGTGGGGGAGGATTGGCACCTTGTCTCACATATTAAAAATTTAAGGCTATTGGACTAG